TCGTGCGTCCCTTGGTACGCACAAAAATCGCCTTAAACCCTTGTTCGCGTGCCCGCTGCAACGCATAACAGTCTTTTTTATTGGAGAGAACCACGGAAAGTTCGACTCCGGGCAGCTTGTCGGCCTTGAGTTCATCAATAATAGCCTGAAGGTCGGTGCCGCGAGTGGAGGCAAGGACTGCAATTCGAAAAGGTTTTTTCATAAAAAATAAGTTTAAATTGGATTTAAAAATGCCTTTTTTAAACAGAAAAAGCAAGAAAATAAAACCTGTTTGCAGGTTAAGTCTTTAAATTAGAAAATATCTATCTACTCAACGCCAGGATAATTATTTGACGTAGGCTTAACTCGCGAATACAATAACACGATACGCTGAAATAAAGACAAAAAGAAAAACAAAGTAAGTCAAAACAAAAACAAAACTTTCTCTCGCGTATCAAACCTTCCTAAAACGCATAGGAAAAAAAGTTCTTTCACATCACGCTTCAATCGCGTCTCGCCCCTCTTTCCCTCCATCCGTCTTTATATGACGACCGGAGGCGATAAAGCGGAGGCGGAGAACTCGGGACAACAGAATCTATTTTCAGGAAATGTCCCTATTTCTCCCTTTCCGCTTTGTGATGGGAGTCCCCTTGACCAGGGAACCCCGACACTTCAATAGCTTGGTGTTTCCGTCGATTTGACCCGTAAGGTGCTCAACACGGACGCACACTAAACAAGCGGCTATGGTCAGGCCTATATACTGAACCAAAGCACAGCGGAAATAAGGAAGGGTAGGATCACCTTCTCGCCACTCTCTTGGGAACCTCTGAGCAGTAATACAAAAACAAAAATAAACTGCTAATAGAAAGGGCCTCTTCGGGAGTGGCCTTTCTGTTATACGGGAAAATTATCGCACACGATTTCGTGTGTATTTTTTTTGCACATTTTTAATCTTTTATTCATGAAATTTTAATGAACCGTAGACGCCGCATAAAAACAAGAATTTAGACAAGTTGAAATGGCATAAAAATCCTTGACCCTGCACATTAAAAAACTTACGATTCAAGGCCCACGATTCATTTTTAGATTTTCAAATGAAAAGGAGAAACGCTACAACACCGGCAACAAAAAGCGACCTCAGAAGAATGGAGGGAGCGTTTAAAGGAGACCTCAATAGAATGGAGGGGGCGTTTAAAAGAGATCTCAATAAAATGGAAGGAAGTTTTAAAAAAGATCTTAAGAAAATGGAAGTGAGTTTTCAGAGGAGCCTTAAAAAGGGATTTAAAGAAAAATTAAAACCAATTTATAAAAAATTGGATGACCATGATAAACAGTTTGAGGTCGTTCATTTAAAGTTGGAATATCATGATGAACAATTCGTTAGGATTTTTAGAACATTGGATGAAATGATGGTGATTTTAAAACGGCTCGATGGAAATACCGCTCATTTGAATTATAAAGTTGAGCGCCATGAAGAAATGCTTTTAAGTCTCAATGCGAAAGTGGGACTGCCACACTTGGCCTAAAGTTTGCAACAGAATTAACTTTTCAGGAATTTTTTATTCAAAATGTATGCCAGCAATAAAGCAAAAATCAGTCTCGAGAAAAAATTCCGTAATAGAGAGTAAAATTGATTTAATTTTGGGGAAACTTGAGAAGCATGATCGAAAATTCGAGCGCATCCTTGAAGAATTCGCAGAGCACAAGAGGCTTATGAATACCTTCGTAATTAAAGAGGAATTTTACGAATTTAAAGATGAGGTTTATACGAAATTAGATGGGGTAATGGCCATTTTGGAACGATGGGATCAAGAAAGAGTCTGCACAAACCACGCCATTGATCGACATGAAACCATGCTCGTCAGCCTCAATACGAAAGTGGGTTTGCCACACTTGGCTTAGCACGTAAAGGATTTATTTCATCTGATAAAACGCCTTTTTCCCAATGTAAAAAGCGTCTTTTCCCAGTTCTTCTTCAATGCGCAAAAGTTGATTGTACTTGGCGATGCGTTCGGTGCGACACAGAGAGCCGGTTTTGATTTGGCCGGTTTCCAGGGCCACCACCAAGTCCGCAATCGTGGTGTCTTCGGTTTCCCCGGAGCGATGCGAAACCACGGCGGTCCAATTGGAGGCGTGCGCCAGTAAAATCGCATTCATGGTTTCACTCAACGTTCCAATCTGATTGAGTTTGATGAGAATGGAGTTGGCGGTGCTTTCATTGATCCCGCGTTGCAGTTTTTTAACATTGGTAACTAAAAGATCGTCTCCTACAATTTGAATTTTTTTCCCCAAACGAGAAGTGAGAGATTGCCATGCCTTCCAGTCGTTTTGATCGAGCCCATCTTCAAGGGTCAGAATCGGATATTTTTTCACCCAACCTTCATAAAAATCCACCATTTGTGCCGAAGAAAGCACCTCGGGTTTACCATTCACCTTAATATGATAGCCATCTTTTCCATGAAATTCGGATGCCGCGGCATCTACTCCGAGATAAATGTCTTTCCCGGGTTTATATCCCGCTTTTTCAATGGCTTTTAAAATATAGTCAAACGCGGCTTCATTGTGCGGCAAATTAGGGGCAAAACCTCCTTCATCCCCAACCGCTGTTCCCAATTCTTCATCGTGGAGAATTTTTTTAAGAGAGTGAAACGTCTCAGCTCCCATGCGAAGCGCCTCTGCAAACGTAGGGGCACTCACCGGCAAAATCATAAATTCCTGGATATCGAGCCCGCTGTCCGCGTGTTTTCCTCCATTCATGATGTTCATCATCGGCACAGGCAAAACATGCGCTTTTGCATTCCAATATTTAAATAGACTGACGTCTTTTTCATCCGCTGCCGCACGCGCATTGGCCATCGAAATTCCAAGAATTGCATTAGCCCCAAGTCGACCTTTATTTTCCGTCCCATCGAGTTCAATCATTTTGGAATCGAGCGCGTTTTGATCCATTGTATCCATGCCTTTTACCGCAGTATTGAGCTCTTTATTTACGTTTTTGACCGCGTTCAAAACTCCTTTTCCAAGATAGCGTTTGGGGTCGTTGTCGCGGAGCTCTACCGCTTCGTGTTCACCGGTGGAAGCGCCGCTGGGCACCATGGCGCGGCCGTGATAGGTTCTCCCGTTTTTTTCAGCAAAAAGCTCGACTTCGATGGTTGGATTTCCGCGGGAATCAAGAATTTCACGGGCAAGCACGCGTTGAATAATGGCCATATCGGGGGAGGATAAAAAATAGGAGAGAAGATGGGAAAAATAAATTTTTCTTCCTGATCAGTATAACATAAATAGACTCGTTTTTGCATTCTTAAAATTTGCGCCAGCGGTTTGATGTGCTAGAATAAGCCGGCTTATTTAAGATTATAAAAAACTCCTATGGAAATCATTTGGCACGGTCAATCTTGTTTCACCATCAAAGGTTCTTCCGCCACATTAGTGACGGATCCCTACAGCGCAGCAAACGGTTTAACTCCACCTAAATTCAAGGCGGATATCGTAACCGTGAGTCATGCGCATGAAAATCATAACAATGTGGCCGGAGTCGAAGGAGAAAACGTGAAGGTTTTCGATTGGCCCGGAGAATATGAGTCCAAAGAAGTCATGATCACATGTCTTGAGATCTCTCGTTTTTTAAAGCCCGAAGAGAAAACAGACCTCAAACGTTCGCAACTTTTAGTCACGCATATAGAAATGGATGGCATTAAAATTTGTCATTTGGGAGGGTTGGAAAAGCGCTTGACCGGAGAAATGATCGAAGCCATCGGGGATGTGGATGTTTTGCTTCTTCCCGTGGGCGGAGGGGATATGATTGGAGCCAAGACCGCGCACGAAGTGATTGAGCAAGTGGAACCGAGAATTGTGATCCCAATGCACTATAAAATCGACGGATTGAAAGAAGCGATCGAACCGTTGGATGTTTTTATCAAGGAAATGGGAATTCATGTGGAGCCCACCGAAAAATGGGGGATCAAAAATCGCAAAGAAATGCCGGAAGAAACTACGGGCTATGTGATCTTGATGCCGCAATTGGGCTAATAGGCACGGAGCGAAGCGAAGTGCCGCATTTTGAATTTTTCCCCGTATTTTTTTTGAATTTCAGTTTTTCCTAAGAGATCTTTTGCCGTAGAATATATAAAGATTGCTCTCGTAGTTCAATGGATAGAACAAGGCACTCCTAAGGCTTAGATGCAGGTCCGATTCCTGCCGAGGGCACCAGAAAAAATGCGAAGCATTTTTTCTCTTCATTTTCTAGCATTTTGTATTTTTTTATCCTTTATTTCCTCACTATGCCTCTCAAAAAATCCCCCAAGCCGGTTGCGCCCCAAAAGGTGGAAAAAACCAAAAAAGTTGGCTTTTTAAAAGCCATTCCAGCCTCGA
The genomic region above belongs to Candidatus Gracilibacteria bacterium and contains:
- the eno gene encoding phosphopyruvate hydratase; the protein is MAIIQRVLAREILDSRGNPTIEVELFAEKNGRTYHGRAMVPSGASTGEHEAVELRDNDPKRYLGKGVLNAVKNVNKELNTAVKGMDTMDQNALDSKMIELDGTENKGRLGANAILGISMANARAAADEKDVSLFKYWNAKAHVLPVPMMNIMNGGKHADSGLDIQEFMILPVSAPTFAEALRMGAETFHSLKKILHDEELGTAVGDEGGFAPNLPHNEAAFDYILKAIEKAGYKPGKDIYLGVDAAASEFHGKDGYHIKVNGKPEVLSSAQMVDFYEGWVKKYPILTLEDGLDQNDWKAWQSLTSRLGKKIQIVGDDLLVTNVKKLQRGINESTANSILIKLNQIGTLSETMNAILLAHASNWTAVVSHRSGETEDTTIADLVVALETGQIKTGSLCRTERIAKYNQLLRIEEELGKDAFYIGKKAFYQMK
- a CDS encoding MBL fold metallo-hydrolase, which codes for MEIIWHGQSCFTIKGSSATLVTDPYSAANGLTPPKFKADIVTVSHAHENHNNVAGVEGENVKVFDWPGEYESKEVMITCLEISRFLKPEEKTDLKRSQLLVTHIEMDGIKICHLGGLEKRLTGEMIEAIGDVDVLLLPVGGGDMIGAKTAHEVIEQVEPRIVIPMHYKIDGLKEAIEPLDVFIKEMGIHVEPTEKWGIKNRKEMPEETTGYVILMPQLG